GGGAGTAGCCGAGCTCGCTCAGCACCTCAGCGGAATGCTCGCCGAGGTCGGGGCCGATCCAGCGCGTGCGGCCCTCGTGGCCGGGGAGCACCGGCACGACACCGGGGAAACGCACCGTCTCCGGCGCGCCATCGATGACGACCTCGTGCTCCTCGATCATCCCGCGCTCGCGGTAGTGCGGGTCGGCCGCGATGCTCGGTGCGTCGTAGACAGGGCCGGCCGGGACCCCGGCGGCGTCGAGCGTGGCCTGCGCCTCGGCGAGGGTGTGCGACTTGGTCCAGGCGGTGATGAGTTCGTTGAGCTCGTCCTCGCGCGCGGTGCGCCCCTGAGCGCTCTGGAGCGACTCATCCTCGGCGAGGTCGGGACGCCCGATCGCGACCATGAGGCGCGAGAACACGGAAGCCGAGTTGCCGCCGATCACGATCTCGAGGTCGTCGGCACAGGGGTAGGCGCCCATCGGGACGACGCCCGGCAGCGTGCCGCCGCTGCGGCGACGAACCATGCCGTACGCGTCGTAGTCGGGCACGATCGATTCCAGGAGGCTGAAGATCCCCTCGTAGAGGCCAACGTCGACGACCGCGGGGGCGTTCGACGCGCCACCACGGGCCTTCTGGAGCATGAGCATGAGTGCGCCGAGGGTGCCGTAGAGGCCCGCGACCGTGTCGGCCATGCTCGCGGCGGAACGCGCCGCAGGGCGGTCGGGCTCACCGGTGATGAAGCGCAGGCCGCCGAAGGACTCTGCGGCGCTGCCAAAACCGGCGCGATCCTTGTACGGCCCGGTCTGACCGTAGCCGGAGATGCGCACGAGCACGAGATCGGGGTTGGCTGCCTGCATCACGTCGGGGCCGATGCCCCACTTCTCGATCGTGCCGGGACGGAAGTTCTCGATCACGACGTCGACTGTCGGCAGGAGCCGCGTGATCGCCTCGCGACCGGCGTCGGAGCGCAGATCAAGCACGAGTGACTTCTTGTTGCGCCCGAGGGTGCGAAACAGCATCGATGTCTCGCCGCGGGGCTTGCGCCAGTCGCGCAGCTCGTCGCCGGTGCCGGGCTTTTCGACCTTGATGACCTCGGCGCCGAAGTCGCCGAAGATGCGGGATGCGAACGGCGCCGCGATGAAGTTACCGAGCTCGAGCACGCGGATGCCCTCGAGCGGCATGTTGGTGGTGGGGAACATGTGAGCCTCCAAACTCTAATCCAGCGCTGCACGAACGGCCTTGGTCGTCGCTGGTTGAATTCGAGGCTAGGAAGATTCCCGAGAATTGGTCAATGGTCCAAAGGATAATCCCGACAGGTGGGAAGAATAGTCCTAATCGCCGCTGAGCGCCGAGCCGACCGCGGCCGCACACCGGATCGCCGCATCCCCGTACTCCGCTCCCGGACCAACCTTGATCCGGGCCATCGGAATCGCGATGCAGATCGCGCCGAGCAGCTTGCCGTCGACGACCACCGGGGCGCTCACCGATGACAGCCCGGGGGTGCGCTTGCTCACCGACTCAACCCAACCGTGCTTGCCGAGCTCGACCAGCGCATCCTGCGTACCCGCGAGCAACTGGCCCGCGGAGCCTTCGGGCAGCTGCAGCCGCGCGAGCTCGGGCAGGGTCGCGCGCAGCTCCTGGTTGCTGTCCGCGGAAGTGACGCAGATGCGGTAGTCACCCTGGCGAATCCAGAGCTGGGTCGTCTCGCCCGTTTCGTCGCGACAGTCCTCAATATAGGGGCGCGCGATTTCACCCGCGGTCGAGCGATTGAACCGGCGGCCCAGGTAATACTTGCTCTCGGGCGTGCGGCGTAGGAACCCGAGCTCGAGCATGTCGTTGGCGAGCCGGTGCGTCGCCGAAATCGAGACGCCGGTGAGTCGCGCGATCTCGCTGACGGTGCGGGGCGCATCCTCGACGGCATCGAGAATCGCGGCAGCGCGCGAGAGGCTCCGGTTTGGTCCGCTTTCGGCCATCACCGTGCCGCCTAGCTGAACCGAACGTCGTCGATCGAGACAGCCTCTGACGCGTCGGCCTGCGCCTTCGACAACTCGACGTACTTGCCGGCGTGCGGGATGAATCCGGCCGATTCCTTGTCGGTGAGGTCGCGGCGGACCTTCGCG
This DNA window, taken from Gulosibacter molinativorax, encodes the following:
- a CDS encoding IclR family transcriptional regulator translates to MAESGPNRSLSRAAAILDAVEDAPRTVSEIARLTGVSISATHRLANDMLELGFLRRTPESKYYLGRRFNRSTAGEIARPYIEDCRDETGETTQLWIRQGDYRICVTSADSNQELRATLPELARLQLPEGSAGQLLAGTQDALVELGKHGWVESVSKRTPGLSSVSAPVVVDGKLLGAICIAIPMARIKVGPGAEYGDAAIRCAAAVGSALSGD